The following are from one region of the Flavobacteriaceae bacterium UJ101 genome:
- a CDS encoding glycine C-acetyltransferase (Catalyzes the decarboxylative condensation of pimeloyl- [acyl-carrier protein] and L-alanine to produce 8-amino-7- oxononanoate (AON), [acyl-carrier protein], and carbon dioxide; Belongs to the class-II pyridoxal-phosphate-dependent aminotransferase family. BioF subfamily.; KEGG: wvi:Weevi_2074 glycine C-acetyltransferase), whose product MYPKDFQQHLQQELLDIKEAGLYKSERIITTSQDAEIQTTEGKTVLNFCANNYLGLSNNKEIIQAAKDTLDTHGFGMSSVRFICGTQDIHKELEQKIADFLGTEDTILYAAAFDANGGVFEPLLTKEDAIISDSLNHASIIDGVRLCKAARYRYQNNDMEDLERQLVEASKQNHRFTIIVTDGVFSMDGIVANLKGITDLAEKYNALVMVDECHATGFIGKTGRGTHEHNDVMGKIDIITGTLGKALGGAMGGFTTGKKEIIDMLRQRSRPYLFSNSLAPAIVGASNKVFDMLSTSTELRDKVMWNADYFRKGMKAAGFDIIEGDAAIVPVMLYDAKLSQTMANKLLEEGVYVIGFFYPVVPKEKARIRVQLSAAHTKEHLDKTIAAFTKVGKELGVI is encoded by the coding sequence ATGTATCCAAAAGATTTTCAACAACATTTACAGCAAGAGCTTCTCGACATTAAAGAAGCTGGATTATATAAATCAGAACGAATTATCACAACATCACAAGATGCTGAAATTCAAACTACAGAGGGAAAAACCGTTTTAAACTTTTGTGCCAATAACTATTTAGGACTTTCTAATAACAAAGAAATTATTCAAGCTGCTAAAGATACCTTAGACACACATGGTTTTGGAATGTCTTCTGTACGATTTATTTGTGGTACACAAGATATTCATAAAGAACTGGAGCAAAAAATTGCTGATTTTTTAGGTACCGAAGATACTATTCTATACGCTGCCGCTTTTGATGCAAATGGTGGTGTTTTTGAACCTTTATTAACTAAAGAAGATGCTATTATTTCTGATTCTTTAAATCATGCTTCTATTATTGATGGAGTCCGACTATGTAAAGCCGCACGCTATCGTTATCAAAATAATGATATGGAAGACTTAGAAAGACAACTTGTTGAAGCATCTAAACAAAATCATCGTTTTACGATCATTGTAACTGATGGTGTTTTCTCTATGGATGGAATTGTAGCCAATTTAAAAGGTATTACCGATTTAGCAGAAAAATATAATGCTCTTGTTATGGTAGATGAATGCCACGCAACTGGTTTCATTGGAAAAACGGGTCGTGGAACTCATGAACACAATGATGTTATGGGTAAAATTGATATCATTACTGGGACTTTAGGAAAAGCACTCGGAGGTGCAATGGGAGGATTTACAACAGGTAAAAAAGAAATTATTGATATGCTTCGCCAACGTTCTCGTCCTTATTTATTTTCTAATTCATTAGCTCCTGCTATTGTTGGTGCATCTAACAAAGTATTTGATATGCTTTCAACGTCTACAGAACTACGTGATAAAGTAATGTGGAATGCAGATTATTTTAGAAAAGGTATGAAAGCCGCAGGTTTTGATATTATTGAAGGTGATGCTGCTATTGTTCCTGTTATGTTATATGATGCTAAACTTTCTCAAACAATGGCAAATAAACTTTTAGAAGAAGGAGTTTATGTCATCGGCTTTTTCTATCCTGTTGTTCCAAAAGAAAAAGCTCGTATTCGAGTACAACTTTCTGCAGCTCATACAAAAGAACATTTGGATAAAACTATTGCAGCTTTTACCAAAGTCGGAAAAGAATTAGGTGTTATTTAA
- a CDS encoding ribosomal-protein-alanine N-acetyltransferase (KEGG: pfu:PF0267 ribosomal-protein-alanine N-acetyltransferase) — MIPKLTYTTADLNDLPELQKLGIISYSEYQEDLSENNWRKLNYILHDNQSWKELITKSTVIVCKKDNVIVGAVYFFSNGNPTDLYQNRWSYFRSLSVHPQYRKQGIGQKLTLLCIEKAKKTGEQWIALHTSEFMNTARNMYEKMGFKKIKEVERLGKRYWVYLKKLN; from the coding sequence ATGATTCCTAAATTAACTTATACAACAGCAGATCTTAATGATCTTCCAGAACTTCAAAAACTAGGTATAATTTCGTACTCAGAATATCAAGAGGATTTATCTGAAAATAATTGGAGAAAATTAAATTATATTTTACATGATAATCAGAGTTGGAAAGAACTCATTACTAAAAGTACGGTTATTGTCTGTAAAAAGGATAATGTAATTGTAGGAGCTGTTTATTTTTTCTCTAATGGGAACCCTACTGATCTTTATCAAAATCGATGGTCTTATTTTAGATCCTTAAGTGTTCATCCTCAGTATAGAAAACAAGGAATTGGGCAAAAGCTAACCTTATTATGTATTGAAAAAGCAAAAAAAACAGGAGAACAATGGATAGCTCTACATACATCTGAATTTATGAATACTGCACGAAATATGTATGAAAAAATGGGGTTTAAAAAAATAAAAGAAGTAGAACGACTGGGTAAACGTTATTGGGTTTATTTAAAAAAATTAAATTAA
- the trpB gene encoding tryptophan synthase (The beta subunit is responsible for the synthesis of L- tryptophan from indole and L-serine; Belongs to the TrpB family.; KEGG: pru:PRU_1454 tryptophan synthase beta chain), with the protein MKYFADENGFYGEFGGAFIPEMLYPNVKELQDQYQKICSQESFKKDFQQLLKDYVGRPTPLFHSKKLSAKYNAKIYLKREDLNHTGAHKVNNTIGQALLAKRLGKKRILAETGAGQHGVATATVCALLDLECIVYMGEIDIERQAPNVARMKMLGAKVVPATSGSKTLKDATNEALRAWINDPDAYYLIGSVVGPHPYPQMVADFQSIISEEIKWQLNEHEGRENPDYVIACVGGGSNAAGAFYHFLHHEEVQLIAVEAAGLGVDSGRTAATSQKGTIGVLHASKSYLMQDPDGQVIEPYSISAGLDYPGIGPMHAHLFQSGRGTFLNATDEEALKSAYELTQLEGIIPALESAHALAVLNKITFRPNDIVVINLSGRGDKDLETYINNIDY; encoded by the coding sequence ATGAAGTATTTCGCAGATGAAAATGGATTTTACGGAGAATTTGGAGGTGCATTTATTCCTGAAATGCTCTATCCTAATGTAAAAGAATTGCAAGATCAATATCAAAAGATTTGTTCTCAAGAATCTTTTAAAAAAGATTTTCAACAACTTTTAAAAGACTATGTGGGACGTCCAACTCCTCTTTTTCATTCAAAAAAACTATCTGCAAAATACAATGCAAAAATTTATTTAAAACGAGAAGATTTAAACCATACAGGAGCTCATAAAGTTAACAATACTATCGGACAAGCTTTACTTGCTAAACGCTTGGGGAAAAAGCGAATTTTAGCTGAAACAGGTGCTGGACAACACGGTGTTGCTACTGCTACAGTTTGTGCCCTACTCGATTTAGAATGCATTGTTTATATGGGAGAAATTGATATTGAAAGACAAGCTCCTAACGTAGCACGTATGAAAATGCTTGGTGCCAAAGTAGTTCCTGCTACCAGTGGCTCTAAAACATTAAAAGATGCTACCAATGAAGCGCTACGAGCATGGATTAATGATCCTGATGCTTATTATTTAATTGGTTCAGTTGTTGGACCTCATCCCTATCCTCAAATGGTGGCTGATTTTCAATCTATTATAAGTGAAGAAATCAAATGGCAACTCAATGAACATGAAGGACGTGAAAACCCTGATTATGTTATAGCCTGCGTTGGTGGGGGGAGTAATGCAGCAGGTGCTTTCTATCATTTTTTACATCATGAAGAAGTACAACTAATTGCTGTAGAGGCTGCTGGTTTAGGAGTAGACTCAGGTAGAACAGCTGCTACTTCTCAAAAAGGAACCATAGGCGTTTTACACGCCAGCAAATCCTATTTAATGCAAGACCCAGACGGTCAAGTCATTGAACCTTATTCAATTTCTGCTGGGTTGGACTACCCCGGAATTGGCCCTATGCATGCTCATTTATTCCAATCTGGGAGAGGAACTTTTCTAAATGCTACAGATGAAGAAGCTTTAAAATCAGCTTACGAATTAACACAATTAGAAGGTATTATTCCTGCTTTAGAAAGTGCTCATGCTCTTGCCGTTTTAAATAAAATAACTTTTAGACCAAACGATATTGTAGTGATTAACCTTTCTGGGCGAGGCGACAAAGATTTAGAAACTTATATTAATAATATTGACTATTAA
- the rimI gene encoding ribosomal-protein-alanine N-acetyltransferase (KEGG: tpe:Tpen_0818 ribosomal-protein-alanine N-acetyltransferase): MIEFRNIKRVEIPIIQQLAHEIWNDNYQEMIGQEQIDYMLNMMYSTEKLNQEFDEDYIWKFIRLEGKPIGYISCRVEERDLFLSKIYLLTQYQGKGYSRKSLEYLIDFAPKINCNRIYLTVNKTNIKGIRAYERFGFERIDEKVMDIGNGYVMDDYIYEIRV, translated from the coding sequence ATGATCGAATTTAGAAATATAAAACGTGTTGAAATTCCTATCATTCAACAATTAGCTCATGAAATATGGAATGATAATTATCAAGAAATGATTGGGCAAGAGCAAATTGATTATATGTTGAATATGATGTATTCTACGGAAAAATTAAATCAGGAATTTGATGAAGATTATATTTGGAAGTTTATTAGGTTAGAAGGGAAGCCTATAGGATATATTTCGTGTCGAGTAGAGGAGCGTGATTTGTTTTTGAGTAAAATTTATCTTCTAACACAATACCAAGGTAAAGGTTATTCTCGTAAAAGTTTAGAATATTTAATTGACTTTGCTCCTAAAATTAATTGTAATAGAATCTATTTAACGGTAAATAAAACCAATATAAAAGGAATTAGAGCTTATGAACGTTTTGGCTTTGAAAGAATTGATGAAAAAGTTATGGATATAGGAAATGGATATGTAATGGATGATTATATCTATGAGATAAGAGTATAA
- a CDS encoding histidine kinase (Member of the two-component regulatory system GtcS/GtcR which may act in the control of the transcription of the grs operon which encodes the multienzymes involved in the biosynthesis of the peptide antibiotic gramicidin S. Probably activates GtcR by phosphorylation. Contains 1 HAMP domain; Contains 1 histidine kinase domain.; KEGG: ban:BA_4921 histidine kinase), with amino-acid sequence MGITYILTTFFFSTKFHEETTQKLNAKVANHLIEERFQNDSPFLEDGSVNKELFGHIMHDMMSVNRGIEVYLLNDAGEILYSVVLDHSNPNEPAKKIDLKPINKFIQKDGNLYILGDDPRNLGEQKIFSAAHFQKNGHSGYIYIVLAGKAFQTVNDSLLSSYFLKLGLGASILTIIFSTLIGWLSLWFLTKNLRSIIDHVNRFREGDLESRIPNAETSDLSTLAVTYNEMANTISQNIEEIKSVDVLRRELIANVSHDLRTPLAVMQGYVETLQIKQDSLKEDEKEEYILIIEKSIKQLTQLVSQLFEYSKLEAKQIKPQKEAFLITDLIYDIQAKYKVLAQEKNIQISTEIEGQTPLVFADISLVERAIQNLMDNALKFTPNHGKIDLKIHHNNENVFIKIKDSGPGIKKEDQEFIFDRFRQSETKEKKMGAGLGLAIVKKIMELHETNIKVISKPNEGSTFEFYLPSYSK; translated from the coding sequence ATGGGAATTACTTATATACTTACGACATTCTTTTTTAGCACCAAATTTCATGAAGAAACCACCCAAAAGCTCAATGCAAAAGTAGCCAATCACCTTATTGAGGAACGTTTTCAAAATGACTCTCCTTTTTTAGAAGATGGTAGTGTTAACAAAGAACTATTTGGTCATATTATGCACGATATGATGTCGGTTAACCGTGGAATAGAAGTCTATTTATTAAATGACGCTGGAGAAATTTTATATTCTGTTGTATTGGATCATTCCAATCCTAATGAACCTGCCAAAAAAATTGATTTAAAACCCATCAATAAATTTATTCAAAAAGACGGTAATCTTTATATTTTAGGAGACGATCCTCGAAACCTAGGTGAACAAAAGATTTTTTCAGCAGCTCATTTTCAAAAAAATGGTCATTCAGGTTATATTTATATTGTTTTAGCAGGAAAAGCTTTTCAAACAGTCAATGACTCACTACTTTCCAGTTATTTTTTGAAACTTGGATTAGGCGCTTCTATTCTAACCATTATCTTTTCAACTTTAATTGGGTGGTTAAGTCTTTGGTTTTTAACTAAAAATTTACGCTCCATTATTGATCATGTAAATCGTTTTAGAGAAGGTGATTTAGAAAGTAGAATTCCAAATGCAGAAACTTCTGATTTATCAACTCTTGCTGTTACTTATAATGAAATGGCCAATACCATTTCTCAAAATATCGAAGAAATAAAATCAGTTGACGTTTTACGTAGAGAACTTATTGCCAATGTATCTCATGATTTGAGAACACCACTCGCTGTGATGCAAGGCTATGTAGAAACACTACAAATCAAACAAGACAGTTTAAAAGAAGACGAAAAAGAAGAATATATTTTAATCATAGAAAAAAGTATCAAACAACTTACTCAACTGGTTTCTCAATTATTTGAGTATTCTAAATTAGAAGCAAAGCAAATTAAACCTCAAAAAGAAGCTTTTCTTATCACCGATTTAATTTATGATATTCAAGCCAAATACAAGGTTCTCGCACAAGAAAAAAACATTCAAATTTCTACTGAAATTGAAGGACAAACACCTTTAGTATTTGCGGATATAAGCTTAGTAGAACGTGCTATTCAAAATTTAATGGATAATGCATTAAAATTCACTCCCAATCATGGTAAAATTGATTTAAAAATTCACCATAACAATGAAAACGTTTTCATCAAAATAAAAGATTCTGGTCCTGGAATTAAAAAGGAAGATCAAGAATTTATCTTCGATCGATTCCGTCAGTCAGAAACCAAAGAAAAAAAGATGGGTGCAGGACTTGGATTAGCTATTGTAAAGAAGATCATGGAATTACATGAAACTAATATTAAAGTAATTAGTAAACCTAATGAAGGAAGTACCTTCGAATTTTATTTACCAAGTTATTCCAAATAA
- a CDS encoding beta-ketoacyl-[acyl-carrier-protein] synthase II (KEGG: synp:Syn7502_03240 3-oxoacyl-(acyl-carrier-protein) synthase II): MKYGSISALSPDRPWESYLIHKSFIQQEKTIYKGTLHPENISALDLLKNENPLYKELDPSVWLAILSARKTLQNYTPKGLLGINIGSSRGATTLFEDHHQYFLKNHQTKTLTSPTTTLGNISSWVGQDLQHKHIPFSHSITCSTAFHGILNAIAWLESGMCDHFLVGGSEAPLTPFTIAQMQALRVYSKWEDTQFPCQSLNFEKEQNTMVLGEGAATFLLEKENTEALAHITGIGFATETIQHHVAVSEDAQCFQESMKMALEKANLKTVDAIVMHAPGTKKGDLSEYLAIQKTFNIVPFLTSNKWKIGHTFGASGALSLEMALLMLEHNQVIEVPCSSLVQKTPSSLKNIMINAIGFGGNAVSLIISK; the protein is encoded by the coding sequence ATGAAATACGGAAGTATTTCCGCTTTATCACCAGATCGACCATGGGAAAGCTATTTAATTCATAAAAGCTTTATCCAACAGGAAAAGACTATCTATAAAGGAACCTTACATCCTGAAAATATATCAGCACTCGATCTTTTAAAAAATGAAAATCCATTATATAAAGAATTAGATCCTTCAGTATGGCTGGCGATACTTTCTGCTAGAAAAACACTACAAAATTATACTCCTAAAGGATTATTAGGTATTAATATAGGTTCTTCAAGAGGTGCCACTACATTATTTGAAGACCATCATCAATATTTTTTAAAAAATCATCAAACCAAAACACTCACTTCTCCTACTACTACTTTAGGAAATATTTCTTCTTGGGTAGGACAAGATTTACAACATAAGCATATTCCTTTCAGTCATTCCATTACTTGTTCTACTGCCTTTCATGGTATTTTAAATGCTATTGCATGGTTAGAAAGCGGTATGTGTGATCATTTTTTAGTAGGTGGTTCAGAAGCTCCCCTCACTCCTTTTACTATTGCACAAATGCAAGCTCTACGAGTTTATTCTAAATGGGAAGATACTCAATTCCCTTGTCAAAGTTTAAATTTTGAAAAAGAGCAAAATACCATGGTTCTAGGAGAAGGTGCTGCCACATTTTTATTAGAAAAAGAAAATACGGAAGCTCTAGCACACATAACAGGAATCGGTTTTGCAACAGAAACCATTCAACATCATGTGGCCGTTTCAGAAGATGCCCAATGTTTTCAAGAATCTATGAAAATGGCTTTAGAAAAAGCCAATCTCAAAACAGTAGATGCTATTGTTATGCATGCACCCGGAACTAAAAAAGGAGATTTATCAGAATATTTGGCCATTCAAAAAACATTTAATATTGTTCCTTTTTTAACTTCTAACAAATGGAAAATAGGTCATACTTTTGGTGCATCTGGTGCTTTAAGTCTTGAAATGGCTTTATTGATGCTTGAACACAATCAAGTAATAGAAGTTCCTTGTTCTTCTTTAGTACAAAAAACACCTTCATCTCTTAAAAATATTATGATTAATGCTATTGGGTTTGGAGGAAATGCGGTTAGTTTAATTATCTCTAAATAA
- a CDS encoding response regulator ArlR (Member of the two-component regulatory system ArlS/ArlR; Contains 1 OmpR/PhoB-type DNA-binding domain; Contains 1 response regulatory domain.), which yields MKKVLIIEDDKEIVQLLEIHLKDLDCEVLKAYDGKEGLKKALSEQPCLIVLDISIPEMDGIEVCQKIRANQNTPIIMLTAKSEEIDRVLGLEVGADDYITKPFSIREFIARVKAVFRRTKMNQENLQNATQSILKFENLTIDIDKRKVTQNNQRIELSPKEFELLVLMASKPGKSYSRSDLLSLIWGYDFDGYEHTVNSHINRLRSKIEPDMANPTYIITSWGVGYKFNEEIQSNE from the coding sequence ATGAAGAAAGTATTAATTATAGAAGATGATAAAGAGATTGTTCAACTATTAGAAATTCATTTGAAAGATCTCGATTGTGAAGTTTTAAAAGCTTACGATGGTAAAGAAGGTTTAAAAAAAGCACTTTCTGAACAACCATGTCTTATCGTGTTAGACATTTCAATACCAGAAATGGATGGAATTGAAGTATGTCAAAAAATACGTGCCAATCAAAATACGCCTATTATCATGCTAACAGCTAAATCGGAGGAAATTGATCGTGTATTAGGGTTAGAAGTTGGAGCAGATGATTATATAACTAAACCTTTTAGCATTCGTGAATTTATAGCACGTGTAAAAGCTGTTTTCAGACGTACAAAAATGAATCAAGAAAATCTTCAAAATGCTACACAATCTATTTTAAAATTTGAAAATTTAACAATCGATATTGATAAAAGAAAGGTTACTCAAAACAATCAACGTATTGAGTTATCTCCCAAAGAATTTGAATTATTAGTTTTAATGGCTTCAAAACCAGGTAAAAGTTATAGTCGTTCTGATTTATTAAGCCTTATTTGGGGGTATGATTTTGATGGATATGAACATACTGTAAATTCTCATATCAATCGATTACGATCAAAAATAGAGCCTGACATGGCCAATCCAACTTATATTATTACCAGTTGGGGCGTAGGGTATAAGTTTAACGAAGAAATCCAATCTAATGAGTAA
- a CDS encoding aquaporin Z (Channel that permits osmotically driven movement of water in both directions. It is involved in the osmoregulation and in the maintenance of cell turgor during volume expansion in rapidly growing cells. It mediates rapid entry or exit of water in response to abrupt changes in osmolarity; Belongs to the MIP/aquaporin (TC 1.A.8) family.) → MKKYLAEFFGTFWLVLGGCGTAVFATSPDGFGVLSVGFLGVALAFGLTVLTMAYTVGHISGGHFNPAVSFGLWAGGKFDTKELAPYIISQVIGGIIGAAVIYAIATGQEGFVIDNTQAGAFATNGYGDFSPAGYSLVAVLIAEFVLTFFFLFIILGSTDRLAPAGFAPIAIGLGLTLIHLISIPISNTSVNPARSLSQALFTQGEPLMQVWAFWAAPIAGAIVAGFVYKAMFKSDEA, encoded by the coding sequence ATGAAAAAATATTTAGCTGAGTTTTTCGGAACTTTTTGGTTAGTTTTAGGAGGATGTGGAACTGCCGTATTTGCTACAAGCCCTGATGGATTTGGTGTTTTAAGTGTTGGTTTTTTAGGTGTTGCCCTTGCCTTTGGTTTAACCGTTTTAACTATGGCTTATACTGTTGGACACATTTCAGGAGGACACTTTAACCCTGCTGTCTCATTTGGATTGTGGGCTGGTGGAAAATTTGACACTAAAGAATTAGCTCCTTACATTATCTCACAAGTTATTGGAGGAATTATAGGTGCTGCTGTAATTTATGCTATAGCAACTGGTCAAGAAGGTTTTGTTATTGACAATACTCAAGCTGGTGCCTTTGCAACCAATGGTTATGGAGACTTCTCCCCTGCTGGTTATAGTTTAGTTGCCGTTTTAATAGCTGAGTTTGTTTTAACCTTCTTCTTTTTATTTATCATTCTAGGATCTACAGATCGTTTAGCACCTGCAGGTTTTGCACCTATTGCTATTGGATTAGGATTAACTTTAATTCACTTAATTTCTATTCCTATCTCGAATACATCGGTGAATCCTGCAAGAAGTTTATCTCAAGCTTTATTTACACAAGGAGAACCTTTGATGCAAGTTTGGGCATTTTGGGCAGCACCCATTGCTGGAGCTATTGTTGCTGGGTTTGTTTACAAAGCAATGTTTAAAAGTGATGAAGCTTAA
- the trpA gene encoding tryptophan synthase (The alpha subunit is responsible for the aldol cleavage of indoleglycerol phosphate to indole and glyceraldehyde 3- phosphate; Belongs to the TrpA family.; KEGG: wvi:Weevi_1093 tryptophan synthase alpha chain), with product MNTLEQLFQNKQKNILNIYFTAGYPKLNSTQEILTTLQTTEVDIIEIGFPYSDPLADGPTIQESGSIALKNGISIQTIFDQVASIKTSINVPLLAMGYYNQFLQFGIENFLQECVRSNISGIILPDLPLEIYQKEYQNLFEQYNIANIFLITPQTPDERIKKLAKASKGFLYVVSSTSTTGKNNEISISQKNYFERIKNLDLDIPYLIGFGIHDKNTFDIACQYSNGAIIGSAFIKSIDPENIQNSILQYIQSIKSK from the coding sequence ATGAATACTTTAGAACAACTTTTTCAAAATAAACAAAAAAATATTTTAAATATTTATTTTACTGCTGGTTATCCTAAATTAAATAGTACACAAGAAATTTTAACTACATTACAAACTACTGAAGTTGATATTATCGAAATTGGGTTCCCTTATTCAGATCCTTTAGCAGATGGACCGACCATTCAAGAAAGTGGTTCTATTGCTTTAAAAAACGGTATTAGTATTCAAACCATCTTTGATCAAGTTGCCTCCATTAAAACATCTATCAACGTCCCTTTACTCGCTATGGGGTATTACAACCAGTTTTTACAATTTGGAATTGAGAATTTTTTACAAGAATGTGTACGATCGAATATTTCAGGTATTATCCTACCTGATTTACCTCTAGAGATCTATCAAAAAGAATATCAAAATTTATTTGAACAATACAATATTGCTAATATTTTTCTAATTACCCCACAAACTCCTGATGAACGCATTAAGAAACTAGCTAAAGCTTCAAAAGGATTTTTATATGTGGTCTCCTCTACCTCAACTACTGGAAAGAATAACGAAATTTCAATTTCCCAAAAAAACTATTTTGAACGAATTAAAAACCTAGATTTAGACATTCCTTACTTAATAGGGTTTGGTATTCATGATAAAAACACCTTCGATATTGCTTGTCAATATTCTAATGGGGCTATTATTGGAAGTGCTTTTATTAAATCAATCGATCCAGAAAATATTCAAAATAGTATTTTACAATACATTCAATCTATCAAAAGTAAATAA
- a CDS encoding spore maturation protein: MVLNYIWVGFFLIAFVFALIKLIFFGDVEVFPNIIQSTFDMSKTGFEISIGLTGVLTLWLGIMKIGEKGGVIRLFSWLISPLFTRLMPDLPKNHPAHGSIVMNLAANMLGLDNAATPMGLKAMEQMQEVNPSKETASNPQIMFLVLNTSGLTLIPISIMVYRAQLGASDPSDIFIPIMLATYFSTLAGLISVSIYQKLKLRDPVVIAYLGGMTLFIVMIIGVFSNMDRETIALVSKLASNIILFTVIILFITLAFIRKINVYDAFIEGAKEGFSIAIKIIPYLIAILVAIGVFRASGAMDLLIEGIQFLFIKAGVNADFIPALPTALMKPLSGSGARGLMVDTMTQYGADSFPGLVASTVQGATDTTFYIIAVYFGSVGIKYTRYAVTCGLIADFVGIIASILIAYLFFH; encoded by the coding sequence ATGGTGCTAAATTATATATGGGTGGGTTTCTTTTTAATCGCCTTTGTGTTTGCTTTAATTAAATTGATTTTTTTTGGGGATGTAGAAGTTTTTCCTAATATAATACAGTCTACTTTTGATATGTCTAAAACAGGTTTTGAGATATCTATTGGGTTAACTGGAGTTTTAACGTTGTGGTTAGGAATTATGAAAATAGGTGAAAAAGGAGGTGTTATTCGATTATTTAGTTGGCTGATTTCGCCTTTGTTTACACGACTAATGCCCGATTTACCTAAAAATCATCCAGCACATGGCTCCATTGTGATGAATTTAGCAGCTAATATGTTAGGATTAGATAATGCAGCCACTCCTATGGGGTTAAAAGCTATGGAGCAAATGCAAGAAGTGAATCCGAGTAAAGAGACTGCTTCAAATCCTCAAATTATGTTTCTGGTGTTAAATACTTCCGGATTAACATTAATACCTATATCTATTATGGTTTATCGAGCACAATTAGGTGCTTCTGATCCTTCTGATATATTTATTCCTATTATGTTGGCAACCTATTTTTCAACTTTGGCGGGTTTAATTAGTGTTTCTATTTATCAAAAGCTAAAGTTAAGAGATCCAGTTGTTATAGCTTATCTGGGAGGAATGACTCTTTTTATTGTAATGATTATAGGTGTGTTCTCTAATATGGATCGAGAAACCATTGCATTAGTTTCAAAATTAGCCAGTAATATCATTTTATTTACAGTAATTATTTTGTTTATAACCTTAGCTTTTATTCGAAAAATTAATGTATATGATGCTTTCATCGAAGGTGCAAAAGAAGGATTTTCGATTGCGATAAAAATTATACCTTATTTAATTGCAATATTGGTTGCTATTGGGGTATTTAGAGCTTCAGGAGCTATGGATTTATTAATTGAAGGAATTCAGTTTTTGTTTATAAAGGCAGGCGTTAATGCTGATTTTATACCTGCTTTACCTACTGCATTAATGAAACCTTTGAGTGGAAGTGGTGCTCGTGGTTTAATGGTTGATACTATGACGCAATATGGTGCTGATTCTTTTCCAGGATTAGTAGCTTCAACAGTTCAAGGAGCCACCGATACGACTTTTTATATTATTGCTGTATATTTTGGTTCTGTAGGGATTAAATATACACGTTACGCGGTTACTTGTGGTTTAATAGCTGACTTTGTAGGGATTATTGCTTCTATTTTGATAGCCTATTTGTTCTTTCATTGA